Proteins from a genomic interval of Chroococcidiopsis thermalis PCC 7203:
- a CDS encoding EamA family transporter has product MTQPTLNTQGLMAALCAAATWGMVGVFVRWLPGWSAFAVLAGRFLVATVAMLPILFLAPSVRHDLIRSLRTSTIWWLSLPAIGGYVLGTTAFQLAPVGEVTLLFTTSPLFIIAYKYVVRLHVKRNEGFGMLLAMAGASAIVLPLSTDRAVSWATLAGYLLALGAAGSIAIYTLWFNAFAQQNIAPKSINVVFLTCLLGTGV; this is encoded by the coding sequence ATGACTCAACCCACACTAAACACCCAAGGCTTAATGGCGGCTCTATGTGCCGCAGCTACTTGGGGTATGGTAGGTGTATTTGTCCGCTGGCTTCCAGGATGGTCTGCTTTTGCAGTTTTGGCAGGTCGCTTTCTGGTTGCCACTGTTGCAATGCTGCCGATCCTTTTTCTAGCGCCGAGTGTCCGACACGATCTGATTCGCTCCCTTCGCACTTCAACGATCTGGTGGCTGAGTTTGCCAGCTATTGGAGGTTATGTCTTAGGCACGACGGCATTTCAGCTAGCACCTGTGGGAGAAGTGACATTATTATTCACAACCTCACCCTTGTTTATTATTGCCTACAAATATGTTGTGCGCTTACACGTTAAACGAAATGAAGGCTTTGGAATGCTGCTGGCTATGGCTGGAGCCAGTGCGATCGTGCTGCCTCTATCTACCGATCGCGCTGTCTCTTGGGCAACTCTAGCAGGCTACCTTTTGGCATTAGGTGCTGCTGGTTCGATCGCAATTTATACACTTTGGTTTAATGCATTTGCTCAGCAAAACATTGCGCCAAAATCGATAAATGTGGTTTTTCTGACCTGTTTGCTAGGAACTGGAGTTTAG
- a CDS encoding succinate--CoA ligase subunit alpha — translation MKLKPDSKVLIQGMTASLWSPYIARMQAYGTQIVAAVSPGQTTSIDDLPVFDLVEQAVAAVGAIDTTIIFVPPYQALDAALEAIASGIKQIIIISAGVPPLDMVRLLRKAEANETIIVGPNSPGIIIPGKLLLGTHASEFYTPGSIGIVSRSTTLTYEIALGLTKAGLGQSIAVSIGSDAIIGSSFLQWLQIFDEDDTTEAIVLVGEPGGNSEEAAARYIAEAIDKPVIAYIAGCHAPAGKHWGHTGTLAAVVGRGDNVGTAKSKLEAFKAAKVPVAERPSQIAELVKKALKKK, via the coding sequence ATGAAATTAAAGCCTGATAGTAAAGTTTTAATTCAGGGCATGACAGCATCGCTCTGGTCGCCCTACATTGCTCGTATGCAAGCCTACGGGACGCAGATTGTTGCCGCAGTTAGTCCTGGTCAAACGACATCTATTGACGATTTACCCGTGTTCGATTTGGTCGAACAGGCAGTAGCGGCAGTTGGGGCGATCGATACGACGATTATTTTCGTCCCTCCCTATCAAGCTTTAGATGCTGCGTTAGAGGCGATCGCTTCTGGGATAAAACAAATTATTATCATCTCTGCTGGCGTACCTCCTTTGGATATGGTGCGCTTGTTGCGTAAAGCAGAGGCAAACGAAACCATAATTGTAGGACCAAACAGTCCGGGTATTATCATTCCTGGCAAATTACTTTTGGGAACCCATGCCAGTGAATTTTATACTCCAGGTTCGATTGGTATTGTCAGTCGCAGCACGACTCTGACTTACGAAATTGCCTTGGGATTGACTAAAGCCGGGTTAGGGCAGTCAATTGCTGTCAGTATTGGCAGTGATGCAATTATTGGTTCTTCTTTTCTACAATGGCTGCAAATTTTCGATGAAGACGATACTACAGAAGCGATCGTTTTAGTCGGGGAACCTGGGGGAAATAGCGAAGAAGCTGCGGCGCGTTACATTGCCGAGGCGATCGATAAACCAGTTATAGCCTACATTGCTGGTTGTCATGCGCCAGCTGGCAAACACTGGGGGCATACTGGGACGCTAGCAGCCGTGGTTGGCAGAGGAGATAATGTCGGTACGGCAAAAAGCAAGTTAGAAGCTTTCAAAGCGGCAAAAGTTCCAGTTGCAGAACGCCCCTCGCAAATTGCTGAATTGGTGAAAAAGGCATTAAAGAAAAAATAA
- a CDS encoding succinate--CoA ligase subunit beta, producing MDLLEYQAKEWFREIGIPVLPSQRIDRPRDLKGLKIPYPVVLKSQVRTGGRGKAGGVKIVTNTIDAIAAAQTIFNLPILGEFPEVLLAEAKYNSDREFYLAIVIDAVARRPLLLGSTQGGVDVESNPEALQQVIVERDFSPFYARRLAVKMGLQGDALASVSAIVEKMYGLFVQKDLDLIEINPLGVSSTGELMALDGKVTVNDQAIARHPDILMMAEKKASRPNGYPSVAQVGKWNEVDKSGNIAILGNGAGLLMATLDLIATASHRKPSVCLNVGHGRIGANGGLNFCDRVVQGLELIAQDKSIHAILVNILCSVPTTVEVAEAIATFVQQHDNKTHKTRSHAQYPKLVVRLAGTDLADAKAKLDAVQVSSMEDLDEAIAQAVRVAKSSLPKRSE from the coding sequence ATGGATCTACTAGAGTATCAAGCTAAAGAATGGTTTCGCGAGATTGGTATTCCAGTTTTACCTTCCCAAAGAATCGATCGTCCTCGCGATTTGAAGGGGTTGAAGATTCCCTATCCAGTAGTACTCAAATCGCAAGTGCGGACGGGAGGTAGGGGAAAAGCTGGGGGAGTAAAGATCGTCACGAACACGATCGACGCGATCGCTGCGGCGCAAACAATTTTTAATTTACCTATTTTAGGGGAATTTCCTGAAGTTTTACTAGCGGAGGCAAAATACAACTCCGATCGCGAGTTTTACCTAGCCATAGTTATCGATGCAGTTGCTCGCCGTCCGTTGCTTCTGGGTTCTACGCAAGGGGGAGTCGATGTTGAATCCAATCCAGAAGCTTTACAACAAGTCATAGTCGAACGAGATTTTTCACCCTTTTATGCCCGCCGATTAGCAGTCAAAATGGGCTTGCAGGGAGATGCACTGGCATCGGTCAGCGCTATCGTGGAAAAAATGTACGGTTTATTCGTGCAGAAAGATTTGGATTTGATCGAAATCAATCCTTTAGGGGTCAGTTCGACTGGGGAGTTAATGGCATTGGATGGTAAAGTTACTGTCAACGACCAAGCGATCGCCCGCCATCCCGATATTTTGATGATGGCAGAAAAAAAAGCTAGCCGTCCTAACGGTTATCCATCAGTCGCTCAAGTTGGCAAGTGGAATGAGGTAGATAAGTCGGGAAATATTGCAATTTTGGGCAATGGCGCGGGGTTATTGATGGCAACTTTAGATTTGATCGCCACAGCCAGTCACCGCAAACCATCTGTTTGCTTAAATGTGGGACATGGAAGAATTGGCGCAAATGGGGGGTTGAATTTTTGCGATCGCGTCGTCCAAGGTCTAGAATTGATCGCTCAAGATAAATCTATCCACGCGATCTTAGTTAATATTCTTTGTAGCGTGCCGACAACTGTAGAAGTGGCTGAGGCGATCGCGACTTTCGTACAACAGCACGACAATAAGACGCACAAAACTCGTTCTCATGCCCAATACCCTAAACTAGTCGTGCGCTTGGCAGGAACGGATTTAGCAGATGCCAAAGCAAAGCTAGATGCGGTACAAGTCTCTTCAATGGAAGATTTAGACGAAGCGATCGCCCAAGCCGTCCGTGTTGCGAAAAGTTCGTTGCCTAAAAGAAGTGAGTGA
- a CDS encoding SDR family NAD(P)-dependent oxidoreductase, giving the protein MLSLSEQVVLITGASTGIGAALAKILAERFKTIRLVLAARDADKLEKVASHCRQLGAEVLIVPTDLAQTDQVEALAQAAIAKFGRVDALVNNAGYGQMGPIELIPHEAAARQFQINVLAPLALIRSLIPLMRDRGGGRIINISSLGGRMAFPFGGLYSGSKFALEGLSDALRMELAPFNIKVSVIEPGPVSTDFFAAAAQAVESTVATPERTPYRAAFEKLKDLEKHTSSRAWSAERVAEAIVKALTDSHPRPRYIAATGGNFLVFMMTKVLSTKVVDRFWQRFYGINLVAQDWQKHRLGLKDEV; this is encoded by the coding sequence ATGCTTTCTTTATCCGAACAAGTTGTATTAATTACTGGTGCTTCTACTGGCATTGGGGCAGCACTGGCAAAAATTTTAGCAGAACGATTTAAGACGATTCGCTTAGTCTTGGCAGCTAGAGATGCAGACAAGTTGGAAAAGGTCGCTAGTCACTGTCGGCAATTAGGGGCAGAAGTTCTCATCGTTCCCACAGATTTAGCACAGACTGACCAAGTTGAAGCCCTAGCCCAAGCCGCGATCGCAAAATTCGGTCGCGTTGATGCTTTAGTTAATAATGCTGGCTACGGACAGATGGGACCCATAGAACTCATTCCCCACGAAGCTGCTGCCAGACAATTTCAAATCAACGTGCTAGCACCCTTAGCGCTGATCCGCAGCTTAATTCCGCTGATGCGCGATCGCGGTGGTGGCAGAATTATCAATATTAGTTCGCTGGGTGGTAGGATGGCTTTCCCGTTTGGCGGTTTGTATAGTGGTTCAAAATTTGCCCTCGAAGGACTCAGCGATGCTTTGCGCATGGAACTAGCACCATTCAATATTAAAGTCAGCGTCATCGAACCAGGTCCAGTCAGCACGGATTTTTTTGCCGCCGCCGCCCAAGCTGTAGAATCAACCGTAGCCACTCCCGAACGCACCCCCTATCGCGCTGCTTTTGAAAAATTAAAAGATTTAGAGAAACACACGAGTAGCCGTGCTTGGAGTGCCGAACGAGTTGCAGAAGCAATTGTTAAAGCACTGACAGATTCTCATCCCCGCCCGCGCTATATTGCAGCAACAGGGGGAAATTTTTTGGTGTTTATGATGACGAAAGTTTTATCAACTAAAGTTGTCGATCGCTTTTGGCAACGATTTTATGGCATTAACCTCGTAGCGCAAGATTGGCAAAAGCATCGTTTAGGCTTGAAGGATGAAGTATAA
- the thiC gene encoding phosphomethylpyrimidine synthase, translating into MRTEWIAKRRGQDNVSQMHFARKGVITEEMHHVARRENLPVELIRDEVARGRMIIPANINHPNLEPMCIGIASKCKVNANLGASPNSSNLDEEVAKLNLAVKYGADTVMDLSTGGGNLDEIRTAIINASPVPIGTVPVYQALESVHGSIEKLTAEDFLHIIEKHAQQGVDYMTIHAGILIEHLPLVKNRITGIVSRGGGILARWMLHHHKQNPLYTHLRDIIEIFKKYDVSFSLGDSLRPGCLHDASDEAQLAELKTLGQLTRKAWEHDVQVMVEGPGHVPMDQIEFNVRKQMEECSEAPFYVLGPLVTDIAPGYDHITSAIGAAMAGWYGTAMLCYVTPKEHLGLPDAEDVRNGLIAYKIAAHAADVARHRIGARDRDDELSTARYNFDWNRQFELSLDPDRAKEYHDETLPADIYKTAEFCSMCGPKFCPMQTKVDADALTELEKFLARETVKG; encoded by the coding sequence ATGCGTACAGAATGGATCGCGAAGCGTCGCGGGCAAGATAACGTGTCTCAAATGCACTTTGCTCGTAAAGGTGTAATAACCGAAGAAATGCATCATGTCGCCCGACGGGAGAATTTACCCGTGGAGTTGATTCGAGATGAAGTAGCGCGGGGACGCATGATTATCCCTGCCAATATCAATCATCCCAATTTGGAACCGATGTGTATTGGCATCGCCTCCAAATGTAAGGTGAATGCTAATCTTGGTGCTTCGCCCAACTCTTCCAACCTAGATGAAGAAGTTGCCAAGCTCAATCTAGCGGTAAAATATGGAGCCGATACCGTCATGGACTTATCCACAGGCGGCGGTAACTTAGATGAAATTCGCACTGCAATTATTAACGCTTCTCCGGTGCCAATTGGCACTGTACCAGTCTATCAAGCTTTAGAAAGCGTCCACGGTAGTATTGAAAAGCTCACTGCGGAAGATTTTCTCCACATCATCGAGAAACACGCCCAGCAAGGTGTAGACTATATGACAATTCATGCTGGGATTTTAATCGAGCATTTGCCATTAGTCAAAAACCGAATTACCGGAATTGTCTCCCGTGGTGGAGGTATTTTAGCGCGGTGGATGTTGCACCATCACAAACAAAATCCGCTGTACACGCACTTGCGCGACATTATCGAGATTTTTAAGAAATACGACGTGTCCTTTAGTTTAGGTGACTCTCTACGCCCTGGCTGTCTCCACGATGCATCCGACGAGGCACAGTTAGCAGAATTAAAAACTTTGGGACAACTGACTCGTAAAGCCTGGGAACACGATGTCCAAGTCATGGTAGAAGGACCAGGACACGTCCCGATGGATCAAATTGAATTTAACGTCCGCAAGCAGATGGAAGAGTGTTCGGAAGCACCTTTTTACGTGCTGGGACCATTGGTAACGGATATTGCCCCAGGCTACGACCATATCACTTCTGCGATCGGGGCAGCAATGGCAGGTTGGTATGGTACGGCAATGTTATGCTATGTCACACCTAAAGAACATTTGGGCTTACCCGATGCGGAAGACGTGCGGAATGGTTTGATTGCCTACAAAATCGCCGCCCACGCTGCGGACGTGGCGAGACACCGCATCGGTGCTAGAGATAGGGATGACGAGCTTTCAACCGCCCGTTACAATTTCGACTGGAATCGTCAGTTTGAATTATCCCTCGATCCAGACAGGGCAAAGGAATATCACGACGAAACCCTGCCAGCAGATATTTATAAAACTGCTGAATTCTGCTCGATGTGCGGTCCCAAATTCTGCCCGATGCAAACAAAAGTTGATGCTGACGCGCTGACGGAACTAGAAAAGTTCTTGGCACGAGAAACTGTGAAAGGATAG